TACTGTTCAATCGAAAAACTTGGTGAAACAAGTCCGTATTTTAACATATCTAAATGTGAATTAAATCCTTGATTGACAATCCCATCAAGTTCAAGCCCCTCCTGAAAAAGAAGCAAAATCTGATGTATATTACGGAATGTTTTCACAGTAACATATTCAGCTTTAAATGGTTGGGTAATTTTTCGCATAAGTTTAGATACAAATTTTTCTAGACGATATGTTAGTCCTAATGCGTCAAACTTTGCTTCGACGTACTCACCATACATTGAAGGGATATCTGCGGCTATATGACGTTTGTAGTAGATATTTTCATTCGCTTCACTAGCTTTTTTCTCGGTTATGACAGTTTTTAAACGATGCATAATTTGATAAATAGCTTTTATAGAGCCATAATTGTCATTATCATTAAAACATTTTTTTAACAGGTCGCGTTCTTTTACGAGATTTAAGTTATATGGATGAAGTATTTTGAAGACATCATCAGCTTCTAAAGAATATTTTTCGAGTAAATAAAAATACACATTAAATATCAGAAAAACTCGGCGATAATCCATATTTTGATCTGCTTCAAACTTGTCTGAGTTAGCAATCAAATACTCAATATTTTTAGTCAATACTTGATTGGGATTTAAGGATAATCTTAAACATATTTTTTTTATTGCATCATGGACGCCTTTATACCATACTCCATCATTATCAAGGTTTTTATAAATGTCCTTTGGTATTATACTTTTTAGTGGTTCTCTATTACCATCATACCAGTAATTAATTATTCTTTTCGTCAATTCTATATGCGTATTATTACTTTCAATATGAATTTGTTTTCTTAAAAAATGTATTAGCCGGTCCTTTCGTCGTGATAACTCATCGATTTCTGTTGTTGCATCTCTTAATTCACCTTCGGCTCCGATTTCACGAAAATAAACTGGGAATATTCTTGCCAACTGTTTAATATCTCGATAAACTGGTTCAATATTGACATTTAAGAGCTTTGTAACATCTCTTTGAAAGAGGTCAGTATCGGATATAAATATTCCTCCTAATTTTAAATTAACGATCAATGCAGCTAGCAGTTCTCGCATAACTTTTGGGTCTTGTTCAATCAGTTCCATCCATATACGAATATTTTTAACATGGTTAAAATGTCCTAAAATTTGCCAATCTTCATTTAGAACAAGCCTTCCAGGGTATACGAAGCCTAGTTTAATTAATGATTCCACAAAATAATTGATACTCAGGGAATCTTTTGTTTTAATAATTTCGGTCCCAAGGGTCTTAATACAGTCGAGAACCATATCACCATGCATTTCGATGAGTGCGTTAAATTCACAAAATAGGGTATCCAAAAATGAAAATTCATCAATCGTTTCAGGTTCGTCAAATATATTTCGTAGATTGCGATTCATATCATAGATTAGGTGATCCTTAAAGGGAATCATTCCGGGCAAGTGCAATAGATATATTAAATAATAAATGCTTTCATGATGAGATTCAAATTTATTGCTAAATCCTCTGAAATGGTTTGCTATATCATTGTAGTACCACTGAGACTTGAGCTTGGAAAAGGTGTTTGCATCACGACATTTTTGTTTAAGATGATTAAAAAAAGGCTTTCCAATTTCCCTAATTTTATTCTTATCGACATGGATAAATAAGTCCTTTTTTGTTTCAAACCATTGTTCGGCTTTGGTTGATTCTTCCCAGAAATTTATACAACGCAATAGGATATCTTTCATAATCTGAACGATTTGGTTTGAGAATTCTTGAAAGCTACTAACTTTTTCGAAACTTATGCTTAATAAACCAGAGTTTTTAAGATATATGATTTGATAATCACTTAGATTATTTTCGAAAAGAATAATTAGTTCATTAATCGCTGCTAGCGGAACTTTCTTAAAGCCCGCAAGACGATCAATAAATCGAATATGGATTTGTATCAAATGCTCAAGTTGCTGGTCATTAAGTTTTAAACTGTAAACCTGGTTTATTATTTTAACCATAAATGTGTAGGCTTGTTCAGATTCTTCCATTTTTTCATATATCCAGCTATCATCTAAACAAATAATTTGTAATGTATTAATAACATAATTTTTATCACAATAACTGTGGTTCAATTCAATGAGAAATTCATGGATACGATTGTAAATTCCAATATATTCTTTTGATAATTCTCCAAACCATTGTTGCCTTTCGGGAATAATAATATTTGTATCTCTAGTTTGGGACAGGTTAGCGCTTAATGCTTTAGATGAAAATTTTTTGTCCATAGAAATCTCCTCGTATTATATAGTAGTAGTGTTTATAGTCCCTCTCCAAGGACTGTATGCTATACTTTTTGGAGATACTGTGGATTGGTTCTCATCTCCTACCACTAGATGGTTTTCGAAAGGCTCCAACCACAGGCTCTTTGTATATTTGTTAATCAGTTAGATACCGCATGACGGTTTATTTAGAACGAGGTTACAATCGCAGGGAGTACCCGTGGGTTCCAAACAGTATTAAATTTATTCAAGGAGAACTGTTATGATTTATGCAGGAATTGATGTTGCTAAAGATAAGCATGATTGCTTTATTACTAACTCAGATGGAGAGATACTCTTTAAAGCCTTTACCATTATGAACAACCGTGATGGTTTTGATGATTTTTTTCAGAAGATTTCCTCTGTTGCAGAAGATTTAACTAAAGTAAAAGTAGGGCTGGAAGCCACAGGACATTACAGTTACAATCTTCTCGGTTATCTCGTTGATAAAGGTCTCGCCACCTATGTTATCAATCCGTTACATACCAATCTGTACAGAAAAAGTCTAAGCCTTAGACAGACGAAAACGGATAAGGTAGATGCCCGAACAATTGCTTCTATGATTATGTCTGATGTGAA
This genomic interval from Eubacteriaceae bacterium ES3 contains the following:
- a CDS encoding PEP/pyruvate-binding domain-containing protein, whose product is MDKKFSSKALSANLSQTRDTNIIIPERQQWFGELSKEYIGIYNRIHEFLIELNHSYCDKNYVINTLQIICLDDSWIYEKMEESEQAYTFMVKIINQVYSLKLNDQQLEHLIQIHIRFIDRLAGFKKVPLAAINELIILFENNLSDYQIIYLKNSGLLSISFEKVSSFQEFSNQIVQIMKDILLRCINFWEESTKAEQWFETKKDLFIHVDKNKIREIGKPFFNHLKQKCRDANTFSKLKSQWYYNDIANHFRGFSNKFESHHESIYYLIYLLHLPGMIPFKDHLIYDMNRNLRNIFDEPETIDEFSFLDTLFCEFNALIEMHGDMVLDCIKTLGTEIIKTKDSLSINYFVESLIKLGFVYPGRLVLNEDWQILGHFNHVKNIRIWMELIEQDPKVMRELLAALIVNLKLGGIFISDTDLFQRDVTKLLNVNIEPVYRDIKQLARIFPVYFREIGAEGELRDATTEIDELSRRKDRLIHFLRKQIHIESNNTHIELTKRIINYWYDGNREPLKSIIPKDIYKNLDNDGVWYKGVHDAIKKICLRLSLNPNQVLTKNIEYLIANSDKFEADQNMDYRRVFLIFNVYFYLLEKYSLEADDVFKILHPYNLNLVKERDLLKKCFNDNDNYGSIKAIYQIMHRLKTVITEKKASEANENIYYKRHIAADIPSMYGEYVEAKFDALGLTYRLEKFVSKLMRKITQPFKAEYVTVKTFRNIHQILLLFQEGLELDGIVNQGFNSHLDMLKYGLVSPSFSIEQYINLFSFMANDIRQIIQEYFYDLFKKPLNVIIPQISENLDAETKGFKHMQSERFLRDNLATAFLIQDLDNFITDIISSLRHLVLNYSEQSLKSMLTYDPDISFDLLTEKTDNIDNPVFLGAKAFFLKKLISYKFNVPAGFVLTTEVFRHKDIINKHPIIQEDFNAQLSYYLTRIENFTGKKFGCSNNPIFYSIRSGSSISLPGAMKTFLNVGMNDEIALAFSQKSGFEWTAWDCYRRFLQSWGMAFGLNRDIFDDIISENKTKNGIQLKIDFTPLQMKNIAFEYKQVLSDYHIEFENDPFIQLKQAISAVLESWSSESAKSYRNHLQIADDWGTAVIVQQMVMGNQSVNSGTGVVFTSSPFSDEPGVNLYGDFSLCSQGEDVVSGLVSTLPISEAQRNHYKEGTFSLESRFPEIFKQLAEYANRLINQYGYVHQEIEFTFESENPKDLYILQTRNQKIRKKESVSYFIPSPQEMELVGHGIGMSHEVLSGYLAFDLDDINRIRSFKSNRPVILIRPDTVPDDIPLIFSCDGLITAKGGVTSHAAVTAVSIGKVCIVQCRGLIVDDQNNVCRINDFVFRSCEPISIDGNLGNIYRGIYSIGIREE